Proteins encoded within one genomic window of Dromaius novaehollandiae isolate bDroNov1 chromosome 7, bDroNov1.hap1, whole genome shotgun sequence:
- the RBM43 gene encoding RNA-binding protein 43: MAGVSAAGGAERGAGAPAAQAPGQAAKSARTVVISGVPDGLLSDDVMTDLLVIHFQMAKNNGGDVEEVTYPTMKKGVAYVTFEDPEVVENVLKKDEHQLEDKRLSRYYPLKVTRYCENVFSSVTSVLNMSVFKDQFVLEDLIQELKKNITALSFGRLQSNGLISVQGPFPAIKLLKDFLLLKAKSLSEKDKRVENKTHQRPKRRLQQQRLSMETNNFIPDPDGEKQVVVLDTDIYHYMKHFFFQKFLVNYNVVISDITDGEITTVYLENARSRSGVGQVLRVKEEIENNSIKLHNSLRKERIYLEGHTGDEKQKYKQACETVKSHYPYVLIIPYDTHIDIIGNSSEIFAFTEEVSRKIQSQKIQLEDHVHVAAASETSRF; this comes from the exons ATGGCGGGGGTgtcggcggcggggggcgcggagcGTGGCGCGGGGGCTCCTGCGGCGCAG GCACCAGGACAAGCTGCTAAATCAGCAAGGACGGTTGTCATCTCCGGTGTTCCGGATGGCCTTCTGAGCGACGATGTCATGACTGATCTACTGGTGATTCATTTCCAAATGGCGAAGAACAATGGTGGAGATGTGGAAGAAGTAACGTATCCAACAATGAAAAAAGGAGTTGCATATGTAACTTTTGAAGATCCAGAAG TTGTAGAGAATGTTCTAAAGAAGGATGAACATCAACTAGAAGACAAGAGGCTGTCCAGATACTATCCTCTGAAAGTAACCCGCTACTGTGAAAAC GTCTTCAGCTCTGTCACATCTGTCCTCAATATGTCTGTTTTCAAAGATCAATTTGTTTTAGAAGATCTGATACAAGAACTTAAAAAGAACATCACAGCTTTGAGCTTTGGTCGTTTGCAGTCCAATGGGCTTATTTCTGTTCAAGGGCCATTTCCAGCAATCAAATTGCTAAAAGATTTTCtcttattaaaagcaaaatcccTTTCAGAGAAGGACAAAAGAGTGGAAAATAAGACCCATCAGAGACCAAAGAGGAGGCTCCAGCAGCAAAGACTTTCCATGGAGACAAATAATTTCATTCCTGATCCAGATGGAGAAAAACAGGTGGTCGTTCTTGACACAGATATATACCACTacatgaaacacttttttttccagaaattcctTGTAAATTATAATGTTGTCATTTCTGACATTACTGATGGTGAGATAACTACAGTGTATCTTGAGAATGCCAGAAGTAGATCTGGCGTTGGACAGGTTTTAAGAGTCAAAGAGGAAATTGAAAATAACTCTATAAAACTTCATAACAGTTTACGTAAAGAAAGGATCTATCTTGAGGGGCACACGggagatgaaaagcagaaatataaacAGGCGTGTGAAACTGTAAAATCCCATTACCCCTATGTTTTGATTATTCCTTATGATACTCACATTGATATTATAGGAAATTCTTCTGAGATTTTTGCGTTCACAGAGGAAGtaagcagaaaaattcagagccaaaagATTCAGCTGGAAGATCATGTTCATGTGGCTGCTGCAAGTGAAACAAGTCGTTTCTGA